Below is a window of Anomaloglossus baeobatrachus isolate aAnoBae1 chromosome 8, aAnoBae1.hap1, whole genome shotgun sequence DNA.
ACACTAGAGtccgctttctgtgtgcctgaggagccgtgcccaatgacgctgacccatgggatctatgggccctggcggttgccctatccctctctgtgggtgattgtctgcttttgggactttggttgggacaggacctataatcctgccctcaatcggttgattagttaGGCCATTGATTCTGGTTCTGGCTtcaaggtccgagtaccccctctgtgcacggtttccggtcaggtctccgttgtcggtaccggcgggctccaaccctgctccggtcctcctcggatctgccgagccatcttcccgtctcctgctgacggagaccaccatctgccaccttgccaagataccagggctccgaccctggcaccgtccaacttgaacttctctacacctagctccagcccacactcctctcaacttgaactacaagctcgaactgcttgttttcccgcccgggctgtctagacccctaggtggacgtttcctaaccgcctggtcccgcccactggtgtgcctgtcttgccctgagggggggtgactagggtttcaggtcgactgTATGTAACCTagttgagggatggtgttatgcgggggcctattgtgtgaccacctggttttgccagggcgtcacacttctgtcGCAGTCATTTGGCTGCaggggtgatgtcacatcaacagctcacataaccgctgcagccaatcactgagcttagcAGTGCATgccatacagtgggtacagaacgtATTTAgagccctttacatttttcactttttgtttcattgcagccatttggtaaattcaaaaaagttcatatttttcccattaatgtacactctgcgccccatccctcaccttgacagaaaaaaaaaatcagaaatgtagaaatttttgcaaatttattaaacaagaaaaactgaaatatcacatggttataagtattcagcccctttgctcagtattgagtagaagcaccttttgagctagtacagccatgagtcttcttgggatcctggatttggggatcctcgaccattcttccttgcagatcctctccagttctgtcaggttggatggtgaacgttggtggatgccattttcaggtctctccagagatgctaaattgggtttaggtcagggctctggctgggcaggtcaagaatggtcacagagttgttctgaagccactcctttgttattttagctgtgtgcttagggtcattgtcttgttggaaggtgaaccttcagccaagtctgaggtccagagcactctggcagaggttttcttccaggatatctctgtacttggtcgcattcatctttccttcaattacaaccagtcgtcctgtccatgccccatagcatgatgctgccaccactttgCTTTGTGATATGTTTGGTGGCCATTTTCTTGCATGTATCCACAGATTTATGGTGTCTTATTCATATGTGGCATGTTTGTTTCCACCATAATTTATTGGCATTTTCAGCATCCTCATCCATATCACATTGAAAGGTGGAAAAAAAAGTGGGTAACTGCTGCCCAGGGTGTAGTCACTGGCAGCATGAAGCACTAAGAAACACTCTGTACTGACCAACTGACCAGGGAATCCCCGGAACTCCTGGGCTGGAAGTCTATGTTCTGCCCCAATAGCCCCTGGAACACCCACGGTTGTACATGGTCAACATCGTCCCTTTTGACCATGAAGTACTGGGAAAACCTGAAACATTTGGTAAATATGGAAACGAGTCTCCATGAAACTTGAAATGAGGTTTAAAGTGGATGTCCAGGATtttaaaaacatggctgctttattGTGGAAACAGCGCCCCTCCCGTCTTCTGAATGAGTCAGGTATCTCAGCTCTAATTAGCCGAGCAGCAAAACCACTTACAACTAATGGTCAGGGGGCACTGGTTTGTACGAAAGCAACCATAGATAGATGgacacggatggatggatggatggatggataggtaaatGGATAGATAGGTGAATGGATGGAGGGACGCCTGTAAAGATAGATACATTGAATGAAAGATGGATAGCATACAGAGGATGGATAAAGAGATGGagagagataaatagatatatagacaaatggatggatagatggatggatggatggatggatggatggatggatggataggtggatggacagtatacagaggatggatggatggaaggatggatggaaggatggatggaaggatggatagatggatggatggatggatggatggataggtggatggacagtatacagaggatggatggatggatagatagatggatggatggatggataggtggatggacagtatacagaggatggatggaaggatggatagatggatggatggatggatggatggataggtggatggacagtatacagaggatggatggatggatggatggaaggatggatagatggatggatggatggataggtggatggacagtatacagaggatggatagatggaaggatggatagatggatggatggatggatggatgggtggatggacagtatacagaggatagatggatggatggacagatggatggatggatggacagatggatggacagatggatggatggatggatggatggatggatggaaggatggatagatggatggatggatggatggataggtggatggacagtatacagaggatggatggatggatggatggataggtggatggacagtatacagaggatagatggatgaatggatggatagatggatggataggtggatagtATACAGAGTATACAGACACTTAGCATACAGCAGCAGTATAATCAGATCCTCTGGATCCTGGGGCTGAGGAGTGCAGACCATCACATATTACGCACATTCATCACTGTCGCGCTATTTTCCGGTTGTTACTTGGTATCCTGTAAATAGAAACCTTAAAAGGCGCGAACCTTTAACTGGTAGAGATCCAAAGATCAGCGGCGGAGAGGCTTCGTGAGGACATAACCAAGAGAAAGACGAAGTGTCTCCATTAAGAAACTGGGAAAATAAGCAGAGACCGGGCAAGGAGCCACTAATACAGAAGAGATGGCCGACGTACAGGGTCAGATGACCGGGATGCACAGTAACCTGTCTCCGTGTAGCCCTGGGCTGTCACATATTCCACCCTGGTTCCTACATCCAGATCCACACCCATGAGTGACATCCTGTACTGCAGGGACCCCTGGAAATAGTGTGTGAGACCTTCATGCAGAACACCGCAGTATTCTGGGTATGAAGGCCACGTACTTGTACCCACCTGTGTATTACTCTGCAGATGCTCAGTGTAACAATAGGGCAATACTTTGCTATAATGTatcatttaggctagtttcacacttgtgttcatcgcattccgtcactatgtggaatagcgcagtccgttaacggaccgcgctattctccatagagttgtatggatgacgcactgtaacgcaagtgtctgcgttgcattcgctagacgacgcagcggcgttattttgacgctgcgtctagcggattgaacgcagcatgtaacgtttttctgcgcttggcggagtgtcaaaaaacgcaacctgcaggaatcctttaggcgtccgttgtttttataatggacgcctatggtggcggattccgttagaatgcgtcatttgacggattccgttaacgcagctgactttacacaactgcgcatgctcagatgtgtaaagtcaaggaaaaaaaactacaacggattgcgttattttgtacgatctgtagcatgcgttgtgccactatatgcaacgcatccgttacatgcgtcacacaacgcaatgctacggatcccgttcaacgcaagtgtgaaactagccttactgtctCTGCTCTTCCCAGCTCTGCTATGCCATGTATACCAGCCTCCGCCCGTGGTGCTGATTGCATTGATAGAAAACCCGTTTCTGTAGTTTTGAAACTGGGGTGCAGATTCAGAAGGTAAAGAGGTTGTCAATCCAGAAAAAAGTGCACTGAGAGGTAGAAATCCTACAAAAATCTACATTATTCCATTATACATTTAATACAAATGTTCAGTCTTTCCATCACTTTTTACTCTCCCGGAATTGTGTATTTCTTGGTTTCTAAACACAGGTTGGTCCTTGCTCTTCGGGACCATCGTCCTCTGCATTGTTGCCCCCTTCTGACCTTCTCCACCACTTTACGTGTCTCAGCTCCTCCATTATTCGTTTTTCGTTTTGCGGCGTCACAGCTTCATAGTGAGCAACATTCCTGGATTTTATGGGACTATGTTGATTTTTCACATAATATTCTGTGTCCTGTGCCAAAAAAAGGGTCCTTAAAGTGGGTGGTCTGCTCTGTTTGAGGAATTTCCGGAGAGGAGCTTGGGGTCGGATTTAAACCTCAATATTGGTAAGTATGCAGCTCCCTGCACGCACCAGCTCGGTTCTCGACCTTCTTTCAATTTCTTTATTGATCTGCGccactgtgatggtgtgatattgtggctgtataacattttgtgtaggttcgtattttaggcttggtgctctgtccattctatgtattatttgtcctgtctgcaggtttataaccccctgcagtgcttctgtccctaggtctgggggagggggcctggaaaccacccaaactctgtttacctgggggattagtTAGTCAGGCTGGAAAGGACAAGAGATAAAGcaagaagattcatcctctgggggataaGGTTCTGCTACAGGCAGCACCCAAGAGAGCCATTGAGAAATCCCGATTtctctggaaaaggactgctggaggattgtgactgattccgACTGATTCCCGGGACATATATCCATTACTGAACTActttaccctccgtgtggtggattatttgatgtctttttctgatttttcttggaataaatgttctttgggttgttcaatcatctctcgctctgttgattgtgtgatatcagaaAAGGACCCCTTGACAGCCACCTATTGCAGTGGTCACCTGACCTGATGACATCACAACATGGCAGTTCCCTGTGTGATGAGCAACCAAGGACTATACAATGTCTGGGACAAAAAACAAGTGCAACATTTAAATCTTTTTAATAAATAAGTATTAGAAATATGTATATTTTTGAATGATTTGTCTCTTCCGACTGaattttttcaaaatggacaacccctttaaatcccaAAGTGGACATCCTCTTCAAAtctaaaagtggacaacccctttaaagtgcacaaatcaccaggatttttctatataacctaaagccagttcaatactggcacgatcaggctgattctatacatacctttagttgtcagctaggatgtataggttttgaaacagaagcaagtaaagcttgtaaaatgagcATCTTTTTGAatagcagcagctgccgatcagctgatagctggggtgggtattcatactgattcccgccccctgcctgtccatcctccccctctctgttatttatgctaattctattataaaatTGTTTAACTAAGTGGATAGAAGGACCTGTGcttatgtcatacccatgtgaccagaaggggtggggcatcagccaacatagctgataacaggaagcaacattatttttctgttggctgaggccccgactCTTctcgtcacatgggtatgacatcagcacaggcccTTCTaaccacttagtaaaacgattctataatagaattaccgtagcataaataacagataggggaggacggacaggcagggggtgggaatcactatgaatacccaccccagctatcagctgatgggCAGTTGctaccattcaaaaagctgctccttTTACAAACCTTATTTGGAGAATGTTCTTTAGCTTTATACATTTTTTATATGATTATGGAGCTGCCCGATAGTTCAGAATCTCCTATAATCCGACACCTATTATTCCTATTCAGTCAGTGTATTTGTCTATTGTTGCTGATATCAAAGATCTGACTGCAGTATGATATCTGCACTAACATTAAAGCATTTGCCAAAAAACAATGAATttataataatctaatatataaagctgagtgtgtgtgtgtgtatgtgtgtgtccgggattgtcaTCTGCACCGTCgccgctacagccacaaaattttgcacactcgcacgtctggaccccgagagcatcataggctatgttgtgaggcgaaactttaaccccgcgcgttccaatttaccaatgaattttgcccctatctacatagtggggaaaaagtgaaacgaagagtgtatccgcaccgtcgcatttacaatcacgaaattttgcaccgacgcctcatgtgacccagggaacatcgtagactatgttttgacaggtaaatgtaaccccgcgctttacagttactctccaaaaaacatgcctccattaaagtaaatggagcctggaactacaggttaggctggtttcacactacgtctttttaacatccgttgaaaacgttattttagcggaagtacggatccagtgcaaatgcgttttcatttcaatgcatttgcaatggactcgcgtccacctgcgttcacctgcgtttgcgtgcgttatagtgcggatccggtgacttgcagttttttaacatgtttcaaaagcgctacttgtagcgtttttgagctgcgtcaaaatactgcaagtcaccggatccgcactataacgcacgcgaacgcaggtgaacgctggcgtgctgatagacaggatcctgcttttgtactgagcatgcccagaaagtactgagcatgcccagaaccagtctcgcgtgatctgtctctctctcctcctccctccctcaccctctctctctatctctgtctttcccccttcctctctctcccacctgagagctgcggacactcgtaaccaaggtaaatatcgcgtaaccacttctcttagttacccgatgtttacgttggttacgcgtgcagacagccctgctcctagcagctgcagacactcgtaaccaagataaatatcgcgtaaccacttctcttagttacccgatgtttacgttggttacgcgtgcagacagccctgctcctagcagctgcagacactcgtaaccaagataaatatcgcgtaaccacttctcttagttacccgatgtttacgttggttacgtgtgcaggcagccctgctcctagcagctgcagacactcgtaaccaagataaatatcgggtatccaaggccgatgtttaccttggttaccagcgtctgcagctgtcagaagccggctcccagtctagctcccctcactcccgatcacatgactccaatgcccgcccctaaacatccagtgcaggatcctgcaaaataacatatgcgtttgcatacgttatttgctgtaaaagcaggatccgtacttccgctaaaaaaacgttttcaacggatgttaaaaagacgtagtgtgaaactagccttattagtaggagctgtgattggttgctataggaacaaaagacatttatagtataagaagcttatatgtgaggtaataagatgtcggtggggagacggatagagacagacagagagatagagacatacagagacaaacggtgaaagagacagacagagacagacggggaaagagatggaaagaggcagacctggaaagagacagacctggaaagagacagatggggaaagagacagatggggaaagagacagacagggacagagacaggcagacagggaaggaggagacagccagagagacagacaaagatagatggggaaagacacagaccttgatagagacagacggggaaagagacagagaaatagagacagacaaggaaagagacagacgtagacaggcagacagggaaagagacagacaggaaaagacacagacaaagagacggggagacagacggggaaagagacagacctgggaaagagacagacctagaaagagacagatggggaaagaaacagagagatagagacagacaaaaaagagacagagacaggcagatggggaaagagacagacggggaaagagacagacggggaaagagacagacggggaaagagatggaaagaggcagacctggaaagagatagatggggaaagagatagatggggaaagagacagatggggaaagagacagatggggaaagagacagacggggaaagagacagacggggaaagagacagacggagcacattacttggccaatttagttaaatctatgtggaatatctggggtgttgaaatatatgttgtgaaatgcttcttacatagttacatagttactttggttgaaaaaagacctaagtccatctagttcccccttccgccaccagttctacatttggtcactaagtcatttataaccaacaatgttgtgtgtattgaggaaatcatccagctcttttttaaaagctagtatctgccattactacctcttgtggtagggctctattagcttagtttttgccttttaataattacatttctatctatttgttttgtggtttttgtgtgcagaatacatttttgttaatacattctattttgttaacaacagttattaacccgggcgaagccgggtagtacagctagtaacctTATAAAAACCTAAATATATTAAAACAGTCAAAAAGCAAAGACTTTTATTAAGAACAAGGCACAGAAAATTCTTCCTCCACCATATACTCTATGACTCCGGGACATATGCTCCACGCGCTGCCGTAAACAGCGAGCACTTTCTTTTACTTTTgtaacaaaatatatattttttatcttaaAGTGCATTGTATCAGTCCTAACATGATGAGTCCAATGAGTCTTTGACATGGAGCAGAAAAGCCGGAGCCGCAGCAGCGGGAACTTCATGGAGTTTGTGACTCCGTTTTCATTAACTTGGGCAAATGACGTCCCTGAGTGCGGTCAGAAAGCAAAATAAATTCCTGTTCCTGACCAGTCCAACCAGCAGAAGAAAGGAGTGTAGGGGAAAGGTGCACCAACAGAAGAGGAAAGGAGTGTAGGGGAAAGGTGCACCACCAGCAGAGGAAAGGAGTGCAGGGGAAAGGTGCACCACCAGCAGAGGAAAGGAGTGCAGGGGAAAGGTGCACCAACAGCAGAAGAAAGGAGTGACAGGGAAAGGTGCAACAACAGCAGAGGAAAGGAGTGTAGGGGAAAGGTGCACCACCAGCAGAGGAAAGGAGTGTAGGGGAAAGGTGCACCAACAGCAGAGGAAAGGAGTGACAGGGAAAGGTGCAACAACAGCAGAGGAAAGGAGTGTAGGGGAAAGGTGCACCACCAGCAGAGGAAAGGAGTGTAGGGGAAAGGTGCACCAACAGCAGAGGAAAGGAGTGTAGGGGAAAGGTGCACCAACAGCAGAGGAAAGGAGTGACAGGGAAAGGTGCAACAACAGCAGAGGAAAGGAGTGTAGGGGAAAGGTGCACCACCAGCAGAGGAAAGGAGTGTAGGGGAAAGGTGCACCAACAGCAGAGGAAAGGAGTGTAGGGGAAAGGTGCACCAACAGCACAGGAAAGGAGTGTAGGGGAAAGGTGCACCACCAGCAGAGGAAAGGAGTGTAGGGGAAAGGTGCACCACCAGCAGAGGAAAGGAGTGTAGGGGAAAGGTGCACCAACAGCAGAGGAAAGGAGTGCAGGGGAAAGGTGCACCACCAGCAGAGGAAAGGAGTGCAGGGAAAAGGTGCACCACCAGCAGAGGAAAGGAGTGCAGGGGAAAGGTGCACCAACAGCAGAGGAAAGGAGTGTAGGGGAAAGGTGCACCACCAGCAGAGGAACGGAGTGCAGGGGAAAGGTGCACCACCAGCATAAGAAAGTAGTGACGGGGAAAGGTGCACAACCAGCATAAGAAAGTAGTGATGGGGAACGGTGCACCACCAGCAGAGGCACCATCCTGGAGGGACGATTGGACCGTTGTCAGagagaataaagcgggctttacacgttgcgacatcagtaacgatatatcgtcggggtca
It encodes the following:
- the LOC142248882 gene encoding uncharacterized protein LOC142248882 isoform X1 — its product is MVPLLVVHRSPSLLSYAGCAPFPVTTFLCWWCTFPLHSVPLLVVHLSPTLLSSAVGAPFPCTPFLCWWCTFSLHSFPLLVVHLSPALLSSAVGAPFPYTPFLCWWCTFPLHSFPLLVVHLSPTLLSCAVGAPFPYTPFLCCWCTFPLHSFPLLVVHLSPTLLSSAVVAPFPVTPFLCCWCTFPLHSFPLLLVHLSPTLLSSAGGAPFPYTPFLCCCCTFPCHSFPLLLVHLSPTLLSSAGGAPFPYTPFLCCCCTFPLHSFPLLVVHLSPALLSSAGGAPFPYTPFLFCWCTFPLHSFLLLVGLVRNRNLFCFLTALRDVICPS
- the LOC142248882 gene encoding uncharacterized protein LOC142248882 isoform X2: MVPLLVVHRSPSLLSYAGCAPFPVTTFLCWWCTFPLHSVPLLVVHLSPTLLSSAVGAPFPCTPFLCWWCTFSLHSFPLLVVHLSPALLSSAVGAPFPYTPFLCWWCTFPLHSFPLLVVHLSPTLLSCAVGAPFPYTPFLCCWCTFPLHSFPLLVVHLSPTLLSSAVVAPFPVTPFLCCWCTFPLHSFPLLLVHLSPTLLSSAGGAPFPYTPFLCCCCTFPCHSFPLLLVHLSPTLLSSAGGAPFPCTPFLCWWCTFPLHSFPLLVVHLSPTLLSSSVGAPFPYTPFFCWLDWSGTGIYFAF